One Onychostoma macrolepis isolate SWU-2019 chromosome 15, ASM1243209v1, whole genome shotgun sequence DNA segment encodes these proteins:
- the LOC131554429 gene encoding NACHT, LRR and PYD domains-containing protein 12-like isoform X1, with product MDETQTFRDGDFCPEIRSVNQERSEPSCVSIKSEWSMGCPPKFSDKGCFPDRRIHQEKSDRETGQNNWKRSQRISIRDQDNASQVDSVVKRKLNLKFQCLYEGTPKQGTQTLLNEIYTELYITEGQSDSCNEHEVRQIETQSRRAATEDTAIKCNDIFRSLPGQDKPIRIVLTKGVAGIGKTVSVQKFILDWAEGKDNQDIHLIFPLPFREINLIQDQKLSLLDLLHMFFTEIKELDISSSEYKVLFIFDGLDECRLSLDFQSDVRLCDVTESASVDVLLMNLIVGNLLPSAFIWITSRPAAADLVPSECVHRVTEVRGFSEPQKEEYFRKRISDQSLANRITSHLKSSRSLYIMCHIPVFCWISATVLEMLLSPAERGEIPKTLTQMYTHFLILQTNIKHEKDYAKTVKDGDMILKLGKLAFQQLVKGNLIFYEEDLRECGIDVTEASVYSGLCTQIFREEFGLYQGKVFCFVHLSIQEHLAALYGHLSFINDNINVFDLINKERLMSKCFNLIKCNSSQQILISNLHQKAVDKTLHSKNGHLDLFLRFLLGFSLDCNQTLLQGLLTQTGNSSHNKEKTVQYIKKKIKKNPSPEKFLNLFHCLNELGDCSLMEQIQHYVTAGTVNKVKLSSSQWSALIFVLLTSEQDMNVFKLKDFVGSQIKADEVLLKLLPVVKEYRSAQLNNCGVTDEGCAALTSALRSNPSHLRELNVSGNILGSSGVKLFSSGLENHHCKLEKLWLRYCEITDEGCAALASALISNPSHLRELDLSWNKLGDSGVNLLSDGLKDPQCKLEKLCLSSCDVTDEGCAALASVMTSNPSHLRELDLSWNKLRDSGVKLLSGGLENPHCKLEILWFSGCGVTYHGCAALDSALKSNPSHLRELDLTKNKLTDSGVKLLSAIRNNADYKLETLRL from the exons GTCAGTCAACCAAGAAAGATCAGAACCCAGTTGTGTGTCCATAAAGAGTGAATGGTCAATGGGATGCCCTCCGAAATTCAGTGATAAAGGCTGTTTTCCTGATCGCAG AATTCATCAAGAGAAGTCAGACAGAGAAACTGGACAAAACAACTGGAAAAGATCGCAGAGAATCAGCATCAGAGACCAAGA caatgCATCTCAAGTTGACAGTGTCGTTAAAAGGAAACTAAACTTGAAGTTTCAGTGTTTATATGAGGGAACTCCAAAGCAAGGAACCCAGACACTCCTGAATGAGATCTACACAGAGCTCTACATCACAGAAGGTCAAAGTGACAGCTGTAATGAACATGAGGTGAGACAGATTGAGACACAATCCAGGAGAGCAGCAACAGAGGACACAGCGatcaaatgcaatgacatttttAGATCTTTACCTGGACAAGACAAACCCATCAGAATTGTGCTGACAAAGGGAGTCGCTGGCattggaaaaacagtctctgtgcagaagttcatcCTGGACTGGGCTGAAGGGAAAGACAATCAGGACATCCACCTCATATTTCCACTTCCTTTCAGAGAGATCAATTTGATACAAGATCAAAAACTGAGCCTTTTAGACCTTCTTCACATGtttttcacagaaataaaagaaTTGGATATTTCCAGCAGTGAATATAAAGtgttgttcatctttgatggtctggatgagtGTCGTCTGTCTCTGGATTTTCAGAGCGATGTGAGGTTGTGTGATGTGACTGAATCAGCATCAGTGGACGTGCTGCTGATGAACCTCATTGTGGGGAATCTGCTTCCCTCTGCTttcatctggatcacctccagaccagcagcagctgATCTCGTCCCCTCTGAGTGTGTCCATCGAGTGACAGAGGTACGAGGCTTCAGTGAGCCACAGAAGGAGGAATActtcaggaagagaatcagtgaTCAGAGTTTGGCCAACAGGATCACCTCACACCTGAAGTCGTCAAGGAGCCTctacatcatgtgccacatcccagtgttctgctggatctcagccactgttctggagatgttgttgaGTCCAGCAGAGAGAGGAGAGATTCCCAAGACTCTCACTcaaatgtacacacacttcctgaTCCTTCAGACCAACATCAAACATGAGAAAGACTATGCGAAGACAGTGAAAGATGGAGACATGATCCTCAAACTGGGGAAACTGGCTTTTCAGCAGCTTGTGAAAGGAAATCTGATCTTCTATGAGGAAGACCTGAGAGAGTGTGGCATTGATGTGACAGAAGCATCAGTGTACTCAGGATTGTGCACTCAGATCTTCAGAGAGGAGTTTGGGTTGTATCAGGGGAAAGTCTTCTGTTTTGTTCATCTGAGCATCCAGGAACATCTAGCAGCTCTATATGGACACTTGTCATTCATAAATGACAACATAAATGTGTTTGATCTGATTAACAAAGAAAGGTTGatgtcaaaatgttttaacttaattaaatgtaattccTCACAACAGATTTTGATATCAAATCTTCATCAGAAAGCTGTGGATAAGACATTACATAGTAAGAATGGACATTTGGACCTTTTTCTCCGTTTCCTTCTGGGTTTCTCACTGGACTGCAATCAGACTCTTTTACAAGGCCTTCTAACACAGACAGGAAACAGCTCGCATAATAAAGAGAAAACAGTTCAGTACATCAAAAAGAAGATTAAGAAGAATCCTTCTCCAGAGAAATTCCTTAATCTGTTCCACTGTCTGAATGAACTAGGTGACTGTTCACTAATGGAGCAAATTCAACATTATGTGACAGCTGGAACAGTAAATAAAGTGAAACTGTCCTCTTCACAGTGGTCagctttaatatttgttttgttgacATCAGAGCAAGATATGAATGTGTTTAAGCTCAAAGATTTTGTTGGATCACAAATTAAAGCTGATGAAGTTCTTCTAAAGCTGCTGCCTGTGGTAAAAGAATACAGATCAGCTCA GCTGAATAATTGTGgtgtcacagatgaaggttgtgctgctctgacttcagctctgagatcaaacccctcacacctgagagaactgaatGTATCTGGGAATATACTGGGAagttcaggagtgaagctgttTTCTTCTGGACTAGAGAATCatcactgtaaactggagaaactGTG GTTGAGGTATTGTGAAAttacagatgaaggttgtgctgctctggcttcagctctgatatcaaacccctcacacctgagagaactggatCTGTCATGGAATAAACTAGGAGACTCAGGAGTGAATCTGctctctgatggactgaaggATCCTCAGTGTAAACTCGAGAAACTGTG TTTGAGCAGTTGTGatgtcacagatgaaggttgtgctgctctggcatCAGTTATGacatcaaacccctcacacctgagagaactggacCTCTCATGGAATAAACTAAGAGACTCGGGGGTAAAGTTGCTCTCTGGTGGATTGGAGAAtcctcactgtaaactggagataTTGTG GTTCAGTGGTTGCGGTGTCACATATCATGGATGTGCTGCTCTGgattcagctctgaaatcaaacccctcacacctgagagaactggatctgactaaaaataaactgacagactcaggagtgaagctgctgtCTGCTATAAGAAATAATGCTGATTATAAACTGGAGACGCTGCG GTTGTAG
- the LOC131554429 gene encoding NACHT, LRR and PYD domains-containing protein 12-like isoform X2, translating to MDETQTFRDGDFCPEIRIHQEKSDRETGQNNWKRSQRISIRDQDNASQVDSVVKRKLNLKFQCLYEGTPKQGTQTLLNEIYTELYITEGQSDSCNEHEVRQIETQSRRAATEDTAIKCNDIFRSLPGQDKPIRIVLTKGVAGIGKTVSVQKFILDWAEGKDNQDIHLIFPLPFREINLIQDQKLSLLDLLHMFFTEIKELDISSSEYKVLFIFDGLDECRLSLDFQSDVRLCDVTESASVDVLLMNLIVGNLLPSAFIWITSRPAAADLVPSECVHRVTEVRGFSEPQKEEYFRKRISDQSLANRITSHLKSSRSLYIMCHIPVFCWISATVLEMLLSPAERGEIPKTLTQMYTHFLILQTNIKHEKDYAKTVKDGDMILKLGKLAFQQLVKGNLIFYEEDLRECGIDVTEASVYSGLCTQIFREEFGLYQGKVFCFVHLSIQEHLAALYGHLSFINDNINVFDLINKERLMSKCFNLIKCNSSQQILISNLHQKAVDKTLHSKNGHLDLFLRFLLGFSLDCNQTLLQGLLTQTGNSSHNKEKTVQYIKKKIKKNPSPEKFLNLFHCLNELGDCSLMEQIQHYVTAGTVNKVKLSSSQWSALIFVLLTSEQDMNVFKLKDFVGSQIKADEVLLKLLPVVKEYRSAQLNNCGVTDEGCAALTSALRSNPSHLRELNVSGNILGSSGVKLFSSGLENHHCKLEKLWLRYCEITDEGCAALASALISNPSHLRELDLSWNKLGDSGVNLLSDGLKDPQCKLEKLCLSSCDVTDEGCAALASVMTSNPSHLRELDLSWNKLRDSGVKLLSGGLENPHCKLEILWFSGCGVTYHGCAALDSALKSNPSHLRELDLTKNKLTDSGVKLLSAIRNNADYKLETLRL from the exons AATTCATCAAGAGAAGTCAGACAGAGAAACTGGACAAAACAACTGGAAAAGATCGCAGAGAATCAGCATCAGAGACCAAGA caatgCATCTCAAGTTGACAGTGTCGTTAAAAGGAAACTAAACTTGAAGTTTCAGTGTTTATATGAGGGAACTCCAAAGCAAGGAACCCAGACACTCCTGAATGAGATCTACACAGAGCTCTACATCACAGAAGGTCAAAGTGACAGCTGTAATGAACATGAGGTGAGACAGATTGAGACACAATCCAGGAGAGCAGCAACAGAGGACACAGCGatcaaatgcaatgacatttttAGATCTTTACCTGGACAAGACAAACCCATCAGAATTGTGCTGACAAAGGGAGTCGCTGGCattggaaaaacagtctctgtgcagaagttcatcCTGGACTGGGCTGAAGGGAAAGACAATCAGGACATCCACCTCATATTTCCACTTCCTTTCAGAGAGATCAATTTGATACAAGATCAAAAACTGAGCCTTTTAGACCTTCTTCACATGtttttcacagaaataaaagaaTTGGATATTTCCAGCAGTGAATATAAAGtgttgttcatctttgatggtctggatgagtGTCGTCTGTCTCTGGATTTTCAGAGCGATGTGAGGTTGTGTGATGTGACTGAATCAGCATCAGTGGACGTGCTGCTGATGAACCTCATTGTGGGGAATCTGCTTCCCTCTGCTttcatctggatcacctccagaccagcagcagctgATCTCGTCCCCTCTGAGTGTGTCCATCGAGTGACAGAGGTACGAGGCTTCAGTGAGCCACAGAAGGAGGAATActtcaggaagagaatcagtgaTCAGAGTTTGGCCAACAGGATCACCTCACACCTGAAGTCGTCAAGGAGCCTctacatcatgtgccacatcccagtgttctgctggatctcagccactgttctggagatgttgttgaGTCCAGCAGAGAGAGGAGAGATTCCCAAGACTCTCACTcaaatgtacacacacttcctgaTCCTTCAGACCAACATCAAACATGAGAAAGACTATGCGAAGACAGTGAAAGATGGAGACATGATCCTCAAACTGGGGAAACTGGCTTTTCAGCAGCTTGTGAAAGGAAATCTGATCTTCTATGAGGAAGACCTGAGAGAGTGTGGCATTGATGTGACAGAAGCATCAGTGTACTCAGGATTGTGCACTCAGATCTTCAGAGAGGAGTTTGGGTTGTATCAGGGGAAAGTCTTCTGTTTTGTTCATCTGAGCATCCAGGAACATCTAGCAGCTCTATATGGACACTTGTCATTCATAAATGACAACATAAATGTGTTTGATCTGATTAACAAAGAAAGGTTGatgtcaaaatgttttaacttaattaaatgtaattccTCACAACAGATTTTGATATCAAATCTTCATCAGAAAGCTGTGGATAAGACATTACATAGTAAGAATGGACATTTGGACCTTTTTCTCCGTTTCCTTCTGGGTTTCTCACTGGACTGCAATCAGACTCTTTTACAAGGCCTTCTAACACAGACAGGAAACAGCTCGCATAATAAAGAGAAAACAGTTCAGTACATCAAAAAGAAGATTAAGAAGAATCCTTCTCCAGAGAAATTCCTTAATCTGTTCCACTGTCTGAATGAACTAGGTGACTGTTCACTAATGGAGCAAATTCAACATTATGTGACAGCTGGAACAGTAAATAAAGTGAAACTGTCCTCTTCACAGTGGTCagctttaatatttgttttgttgacATCAGAGCAAGATATGAATGTGTTTAAGCTCAAAGATTTTGTTGGATCACAAATTAAAGCTGATGAAGTTCTTCTAAAGCTGCTGCCTGTGGTAAAAGAATACAGATCAGCTCA GCTGAATAATTGTGgtgtcacagatgaaggttgtgctgctctgacttcagctctgagatcaaacccctcacacctgagagaactgaatGTATCTGGGAATATACTGGGAagttcaggagtgaagctgttTTCTTCTGGACTAGAGAATCatcactgtaaactggagaaactGTG GTTGAGGTATTGTGAAAttacagatgaaggttgtgctgctctggcttcagctctgatatcaaacccctcacacctgagagaactggatCTGTCATGGAATAAACTAGGAGACTCAGGAGTGAATCTGctctctgatggactgaaggATCCTCAGTGTAAACTCGAGAAACTGTG TTTGAGCAGTTGTGatgtcacagatgaaggttgtgctgctctggcatCAGTTATGacatcaaacccctcacacctgagagaactggacCTCTCATGGAATAAACTAAGAGACTCGGGGGTAAAGTTGCTCTCTGGTGGATTGGAGAAtcctcactgtaaactggagataTTGTG GTTCAGTGGTTGCGGTGTCACATATCATGGATGTGCTGCTCTGgattcagctctgaaatcaaacccctcacacctgagagaactggatctgactaaaaataaactgacagactcaggagtgaagctgctgtCTGCTATAAGAAATAATGCTGATTATAAACTGGAGACGCTGCG GTTGTAG